A region from the Aphis gossypii isolate Hap1 chromosome 1, ASM2018417v2, whole genome shotgun sequence genome encodes:
- the LOC126549496 gene encoding mitochondrial import inner membrane translocase subunit TIM50-C-like, giving the protein MAQVLFRGFRLCNTSILSKTAAACCKCERRTFKLLSNLQPSFVSLSNKKLYSSQSEKKPAETLGTTRALDPLDIFGENKDERRKEKEKAIKNLKIGFFFIGASLMMVLGSGLYVLMDDNYYKKDEDEKDMYPVRLFNRGRLAIREFFESMRAPSYEKLLPDPLPYPYIQPPYTLIIEMTDLLVHPEWTYTTGWRFKKRPNVDHFLEQVSQNYEVVVFTASNGFNVYPILDSLDKNNVIMYRLVKNATDYIDGHHVKNIDRINRDLSKVIMVDWNADSVKLQRENALVIPRWNGEDGDQQLIQLAEFLNVVSASEVNDVREVLSYYKQFDHPLEVFKENQRKLLEMQEEQKQISGTLPINKARGSWKDKYLYGK; this is encoded by the coding sequence ATGGCGCAAGTTTTATTCCGAGGATTCCGTCTATGCAACACTTCTATATTGAGCAAAACGGCAGCAGCATGTTGTAAATGCGAGAGGAGAACATTCAAACTGTTATCGAACTTGCAACCATCATTTGTGTCGTTGTCAAACAAGAAATTATACAGTTCTCaatctgaaaaaaaacctGCTGAAACATTAGGAACGACACGTGCACTCGATCCATTAGATATATTTGGCGAGAATAAAGATGAAAGACGTAAGGAAAAAGAAAAAGCcataaaaaacttgaaaataggATTCTTTTTCATAGGTGCATCTTTAATGATGGTTCTTGGTTCTGGTCTTTATGTTCTAATGGATgacaattactataaaaaagacGAAGACGAAAAAGATATGTATCCAGTACGTTTATTTAATCGTGGACGTTTGGCAATCAGAGAGTTTTTTGAATCAATGAGAGCGCCTTCTTacgaaaaattattacctGATCCTTTACCATACCCATATATCCAACCACCTTACACATTGATTATAGAAATGACAGACCTGCTTGTTCACCCAGAATGGACATATACAACCGGATGGAGATTTAAAAAGAGGCCAAATGTTGATCATTTTCTAGAGCAAGTATCTCAAAATTATGAAGTAGTTGTATTCACAGCTTCAAATGGATTTAATGTTTACCCAATTTTAGATAgtttggataaaaataatgtaattatgtatagaCTTGTTAAGAATGCGACTGACTATATTGATGGACATCATGTAAAAAACATTGACCGTATTAACCGTGATTTATCCAAAGTTATTATGGTTGATTGGAATGCAGATTCAGTTAAATTACAAAGAGAAAATGCTTTGGTAATACCTAGATGGAATGGTGAAGATGGTGATCAACAATTGATTCAATTGGCAGAGTTTCTAAATGTAGTTTCAGCAAGTGAAGTGAATGATGTACGAGAAGTACtctcatattataaacagtttGATCATCCACTTGaagtttttaaagaaaatcaaagaaaattattagaaatgcAAGaagaacaaaaacaaatatcagGCACACTTCCAATAAATAAAGCAAGAGGCTCGTGGAaagataaa